The following are from one region of the Cytobacillus firmus genome:
- a CDS encoding UDP-N-acetylglucosamine 1-carboxyvinyltransferase — protein sequence MEKLMIAGGYPLKGTVRISGAKNSAVALIPATILAESPVTIEGLPDISDVQILKDLLEEIGGTVEFSENDMTVDPSSMISMPLPNGKVKKLRASYYLMGAMLGRFKKAVIGLPGGCHLGPRPIDQHIKGFEALGARVTNEQGAIYLRADELRGARIYLDVVSVGATINIMLAAVRAKGRTIIENAAKEPEIIDVATLLTNMGAKIKGAGTDVIRIDGVDHLHGCQHTIIPDRIEAGTYMIVGAAAGEGVLIDNVIPHHLESLIAKLREMGVQIESNDDQVFVGPAEKMKAVDIKTLVYPGFPTDLQQPLTSLLTGAEGTSMVTDTIYSARFKHIDELRRMNANIKVEGRSAIINGPVQLQGAKVKASDLRAGAALVIAGLMAEGVTEVTGLEHIDRGYSHLVEKLNGLGATIWREEMSKEEMEQMKNA from the coding sequence ATGGAAAAGCTAATGATTGCAGGTGGATATCCTTTAAAAGGCACTGTCCGGATCAGCGGAGCGAAGAATAGTGCCGTCGCACTGATTCCAGCTACCATTTTAGCGGAATCGCCTGTAACAATTGAAGGTTTGCCGGATATTTCGGATGTACAAATTCTAAAAGATTTGCTTGAAGAAATAGGGGGCACTGTCGAATTCTCTGAAAATGATATGACAGTTGATCCCTCTTCCATGATTTCCATGCCTTTGCCGAACGGAAAAGTAAAAAAACTGCGTGCTTCCTATTATTTAATGGGAGCGATGCTTGGCCGATTTAAAAAAGCGGTTATTGGACTTCCAGGAGGATGCCATCTTGGGCCAAGGCCGATCGACCAGCATATAAAAGGGTTTGAAGCTCTTGGCGCGCGCGTGACCAATGAGCAGGGAGCCATTTACCTTCGTGCCGATGAACTGCGCGGAGCCCGTATTTATCTCGATGTTGTCAGTGTGGGAGCAACCATTAATATCATGCTTGCCGCTGTCAGGGCGAAAGGCAGAACCATTATCGAAAATGCCGCAAAAGAGCCTGAAATTATTGATGTTGCTACGCTTTTAACCAATATGGGCGCGAAAATTAAAGGTGCCGGCACAGATGTGATCCGCATTGATGGTGTGGACCATCTGCATGGCTGCCAGCATACGATCATCCCGGACCGGATTGAAGCGGGAACGTATATGATTGTTGGTGCAGCGGCTGGAGAAGGCGTGCTGATTGACAATGTCATCCCGCACCATCTTGAGTCCTTAATTGCCAAGCTGCGCGAAATGGGCGTTCAGATTGAATCGAACGACGACCAGGTATTTGTCGGGCCAGCTGAGAAAATGAAAGCTGTGGACATTAAAACACTTGTCTATCCAGGCTTCCCTACAGATCTGCAACAGCCTCTGACTTCTCTGTTAACAGGTGCAGAAGGGACAAGCATGGTCACTGATACTATTTATAGTGCCCGCTTCAAGCATATTGATGAGCTGCGCAGAATGAATGCCAACATTAAAGTGGAAGGGCGCTCTGCGATCATCAATGGGCCTGTTCAGCTTCAGGGTGCTAAAGTAAAGGCGAGTGACTTGCGCGCAGGCGCAGCACTGGTAATTGCCGGCTTAATGGCGGAGGGAGTTACCGAAGTCACAGGCTTAGAACATATCGACAGAGGCTACAGCCACCTGGTTGAAAAGCTGAATGGACTTGGTGCCACAATCTGGCGCGAAGAAATGAGCAAAGAAGAAATGGAACAAATGAAGAACGCATAA
- the fsa gene encoding fructose-6-phosphate aldolase: MKFFIDTANMDEIKEAYALGVVAGVTTNPSLVAKEKNVSFPDRLREITELVPGSVSAEVIALDAEGMIKEGRELAAIAPNITIKVPMTPDGLKAVSVFSKEGIKTNVTLIFSANQALLAARAGASYVSPFLGRLDDIGHNGLDLVSTIAEIFAIHDIDTEIIAASIRHPQHVTDAALRGAHIATVPYKVIQQLFNHPLTDKGIEAFLADWNSRG, from the coding sequence ATGAAGTTTTTCATCGATACAGCGAACATGGACGAAATTAAAGAAGCATATGCCCTAGGGGTAGTTGCCGGAGTAACAACCAACCCATCATTGGTGGCAAAGGAAAAGAATGTATCCTTCCCTGACCGTCTTCGCGAAATCACGGAATTGGTGCCAGGCTCAGTCAGCGCCGAGGTCATTGCTCTTGACGCTGAAGGCATGATTAAAGAAGGAAGAGAGCTTGCAGCGATTGCACCGAACATCACAATCAAGGTGCCAATGACGCCGGATGGCCTGAAAGCAGTAAGCGTTTTTTCAAAAGAAGGCATTAAAACAAATGTAACGCTGATCTTCAGTGCAAACCAGGCGCTGCTAGCTGCAAGAGCAGGAGCTTCATATGTTTCTCCATTCCTTGGGCGCTTGGACGACATTGGCCACAACGGCCTCGATCTGGTCTCCACAATCGCTGAAATCTTCGCGATTCATGACATTGATACAGAAATCATTGCGGCCTCCATCAGACATCCACAGCACGTGACGGATGCAGCACTAAGAGGAGCTCATATCGCGACTGTCCCTTATAAAGTGATTCAGCAGTTATTCAACCATCCTCTGACAGACAAGGGAATCGAAGCGTTCCTCGCAGACTGGAACTCAAGAGGATAG
- the rpoE gene encoding DNA-directed RNA polymerase subunit delta produces the protein MSLEQFSKEELLDMSLIEVAYELLTSQKEPMAFNDIMNQVAKLKNLSEEQVKGKIAQFYTDLNIDGHFIGLGDNRWGLRSWYPVDQYEEEVVTVIKPKKKKAKKKADDDLDLEDYDELDEEDIDYDDIDGFEDDDLTEDDDDDLLDDDDDLEDDDDFEDDDIVEKEEEFDLGDEDEELEEDEIDEDEEEDL, from the coding sequence TTGAGTTTGGAACAGTTCTCAAAAGAAGAATTGCTGGATATGTCATTAATCGAAGTGGCTTATGAACTTCTGACAAGCCAAAAAGAACCAATGGCCTTTAATGACATCATGAATCAAGTAGCTAAACTTAAGAACCTTTCAGAGGAACAAGTCAAGGGGAAAATTGCGCAGTTCTATACAGATTTAAATATAGATGGCCATTTCATTGGATTGGGTGATAACCGCTGGGGTCTTCGTTCATGGTATCCGGTTGACCAATATGAAGAAGAAGTCGTAACCGTAATCAAGCCTAAGAAGAAAAAGGCGAAGAAAAAGGCCGACGACGATCTCGATCTTGAAGATTATGATGAACTGGATGAAGAGGATATCGACTACGACGATATCGACGGATTCGAAGATGATGATCTGACTGAAGACGATGATGACGATCTTCTCGACGATGACGATGATCTTGAAGATGATGACGATTTCGAAGATGATGATATCGTGGAAAAAGAAGAAGAATTCGACCTTGGCGATGAAGATGAAGAGCTAGAGGAAGACGAAATCGACGAAGACGAAGAAGAAGATTTATAA
- the glpX gene encoding class II fructose-bisphosphatase, protein MERSLSMELVRVTEGAALASARWMGRGLKDEADDAATSAMRDVFDTVPMKGTVVIGEGEMDEAPMLYIGEKLGTGYGPRVDVAVDPLEGTNIVASGGWNALAVLAVADHGNLLHAPDMYMDKIAVGPEAVGQIDINASVLDNLKAVAKAKNKDIQDVVATVLNRERHEHIISQLREAGARIKLINDGDVAGAINTAFDETGVDILFGSGGAPEGVLAAVALKCLGGEIQGKLLPQNDAEAERCLKMGLDINKVLLMEDLVKGDDAIFAATGVTDGELLKGVQFKGSYGSTHSIVMRAKSGTVRFVEGRHSLNKKPNLVIR, encoded by the coding sequence ATGGAAAGAAGTTTGTCAATGGAATTAGTTCGCGTAACGGAAGGTGCCGCATTAGCATCAGCACGCTGGATGGGCCGCGGATTAAAGGATGAAGCGGATGATGCCGCTACTTCTGCAATGAGAGATGTGTTCGATACGGTGCCAATGAAGGGGACAGTCGTTATCGGGGAAGGCGAAATGGATGAAGCGCCAATGCTTTATATCGGGGAAAAGCTTGGAACAGGCTACGGCCCGCGCGTGGATGTCGCTGTTGATCCGCTTGAAGGCACTAACATCGTAGCATCCGGCGGCTGGAATGCATTAGCTGTTCTTGCGGTAGCTGACCATGGAAATCTTCTGCACGCACCGGATATGTACATGGACAAAATTGCAGTCGGTCCTGAAGCTGTTGGTCAAATTGATATTAACGCTTCTGTTTTGGATAATTTGAAAGCGGTGGCAAAAGCCAAAAACAAGGATATCCAGGATGTTGTGGCGACAGTGCTTAACCGTGAGCGCCATGAACACATCATCAGCCAGCTTCGCGAAGCAGGTGCCAGAATTAAATTAATCAACGATGGCGACGTGGCTGGAGCCATTAATACTGCCTTTGATGAAACAGGTGTCGATATTTTGTTCGGATCCGGCGGTGCACCGGAAGGCGTGCTGGCAGCTGTTGCCCTAAAGTGCCTTGGCGGGGAAATTCAGGGGAAACTTCTTCCGCAAAATGACGCAGAGGCTGAGCGCTGCTTGAAGATGGGCCTTGATATTAATAAAGTCCTTCTTATGGAAGACCTGGTAAAAGGCGATGACGCGATTTTTGCTGCAACAGGCGTAACAGATGGGGAGCTTTTGAAAGGCGTACAGTTCAAAGGCTCATACGGTTCAACCCATTCAATTGTTATGCGTGCAAAATCAGGAACGGTCCGCTTTGTCGAAGGGCGCCATAGTCTGAATAAAAAGCCTAATCTTGTTATTAGATAA
- the rpmE gene encoding 50S ribosomal protein L31, giving the protein MKSGIHPNYKKAMVKCACGNEFETGSVQEEIRVETCSECHPFYTGRQKFAEAGGRVDRFNKKYGIKSEQK; this is encoded by the coding sequence ATGAAATCAGGAATTCATCCTAACTATAAAAAAGCAATGGTGAAATGTGCTTGCGGTAACGAGTTCGAAACCGGTTCTGTTCAAGAAGAGATCCGCGTTGAAACTTGCTCTGAGTGCCATCCATTCTATACTGGACGTCAGAAATTCGCTGAAGCCGGCGGACGTGTTGACCGTTTCAATAAGAAATACGGCATTAAGTCAGAACAAAAATAA
- a CDS encoding response regulator, with protein sequence MMKGKILIVDDQFGIRILLNEVLQKEGYDTYQAANGVQALDIVSKHSPDLVLLDMKIPGMDGIEILKRMRVVDKDIRVIIMTAYGELDMIQEAKDLGALTHFAKPFDIDDIRAAVKKYLLVPNS encoded by the coding sequence TTGATGAAAGGGAAAATTTTAATCGTAGATGATCAGTTCGGAATCCGCATTTTACTTAATGAGGTACTGCAGAAGGAAGGGTACGACACGTACCAGGCTGCCAATGGAGTCCAGGCTCTCGACATTGTTTCCAAGCATTCGCCTGATCTTGTTCTTCTTGATATGAAAATACCGGGAATGGACGGGATTGAAATTTTAAAAAGAATGAGAGTAGTGGATAAAGATATCCGCGTTATTATCATGACGGCTTACGGTGAACTCGATATGATTCAGGAAGCAAAGGATCTGGGTGCTCTTACTCACTTTGCAAAGCCATTCGATATCGATGACATCAGGGCGGCAGTAAAAAAATACTTGCTTGTCCCTAACTCGTAA
- the rho gene encoding transcription termination factor Rho, translating to MGLNISSLENMKLKELYELAREYKVSYYSKLSKKELIFAILKARAEQEGYFFMEGVLEIIQSEGFGFLRPINYSPSSEDIYISASQIRRFDLRNGDKVSGKVRPPKENERYFGLLQVEAVNGDDPESAKERVHFPGLTPLYPNRHMKLETGTRQLSTRIMDLLAPVGFGQRGLIVAPPKAGKTMLLKEIANSVTTNHPEAELIVLLIDERPEEVTDIERSVAGDVVSSTFDEVPENHIKVAELVLERAMRLVEHKRDVVILMDSITRLARAYNLVIPPSGRTLSGGIDPAAFHRPKRFFGAARNIEEGGSLTILATALVDTGSRMDDVIYEEFKGTGNMELHLDRSLAERRIFPAIDIRRSGTRKEELLIQKDHLDKLWAIRKSMSDSPDFAEKLLRKLRQTKSNEEFFANLAEEMKAKRS from the coding sequence ATGGGTTTAAATATTTCAAGTTTAGAAAATATGAAGCTTAAAGAGCTTTATGAACTTGCCCGTGAATATAAAGTTTCTTATTACAGCAAGTTATCGAAAAAAGAATTAATCTTTGCCATCCTGAAAGCAAGAGCAGAGCAGGAGGGCTACTTCTTCATGGAAGGCGTCCTGGAGATCATTCAGTCTGAAGGATTTGGTTTCCTTCGTCCAATCAACTATTCACCAAGCTCAGAGGATATTTATATTTCCGCTTCCCAGATCCGCCGTTTCGATTTGAGAAACGGAGATAAGGTTTCAGGAAAAGTCCGTCCTCCAAAAGAAAATGAGCGTTATTTCGGCCTTCTGCAGGTTGAAGCCGTGAATGGCGATGATCCCGAATCAGCAAAAGAGCGCGTTCACTTTCCTGGACTGACACCACTTTATCCAAACCGCCATATGAAACTGGAGACAGGTACAAGACAGCTGTCTACAAGAATTATGGACCTGCTTGCACCGGTTGGATTCGGGCAGCGGGGTCTGATTGTCGCGCCTCCAAAAGCAGGTAAGACTATGCTTTTAAAAGAAATTGCCAATAGCGTAACAACCAACCACCCGGAAGCGGAACTGATCGTGCTATTGATTGACGAGCGCCCGGAAGAGGTAACAGACATCGAGCGTTCCGTTGCAGGCGATGTAGTCAGCTCCACATTTGATGAAGTGCCGGAAAACCACATTAAAGTGGCCGAGCTCGTTCTTGAACGTGCAATGCGTCTCGTTGAGCATAAGCGTGATGTTGTGATTCTGATGGACAGCATTACAAGGCTGGCAAGAGCGTATAACCTGGTTATTCCTCCAAGCGGCAGAACCCTGTCCGGCGGTATTGACCCAGCTGCATTCCACCGGCCAAAGCGTTTCTTCGGTGCTGCCCGAAACATTGAAGAGGGCGGAAGCTTAACGATACTGGCAACTGCACTCGTTGACACGGGTTCACGGATGGATGATGTTATCTATGAAGAATTCAAAGGGACAGGCAATATGGAGCTGCACCTTGACCGTTCACTGGCTGAAAGAAGAATCTTCCCGGCCATCGACATCCGCCGCTCCGGCACGCGTAAAGAGGAACTTCTTATTCAGAAGGATCACCTGGACAAGCTGTGGGCAATCCGCAAGTCCATGTCCGATTCACCGGACTTCGCCGAAAAACTGCTTCGCAAGCTAAGACAGACAAAATCAAACGAAGAATTCTTCGCCAACCTTGCTGAAGAAATGAAGGCTAAGCGTTCGTAA
- a CDS encoding CTP synthase, whose translation MTKYIFVTGGVVSSLGKGITAASLGRLLKNRGLTVTIQKFDPYINVDPGTMSPYQHGEVFVTGDGAETDLDLGHYERFVDINLTKYSSVTTGKIYSTVLRKERRGDYNGGTVQVIPHITNEIKDKVFRAGHETNSDVVITEIGGTVGDIESLPFLEAIRQIKSDIGRDNVMYIHCTLVPYIKAAGEMKTKPTQHSVKELRSLGIQPNVIVLRTEMPISQDMKDKIALFCDIDKEAVIEAADADTLYSVPLSLQDQKLDEIVCKHLKLDCGEAEMTEWKQLVDKVLNLSKKTRIGLVGKYVELQDAYISVVEALKHAGYAYDSDIEIKWINSEEVDSTNVNELLQDVDGILVPGGFGDRGIEGKILAIQYARENKKPFFGICLGMQLASIEFARNVLGLEGAHSAEIAPETPHPIIDLLPEQKDIEDLGGTLRLGLQACKLNEDTKAFEAYQDEVVYERHRHRYEFNNHYRQDMEKAGFVFSGTSPDGRLVEIIEVKDHPWFVASQFHPEFISRPTRPQPLFREFVGASLKFSEKL comes from the coding sequence ATGACTAAGTATATTTTTGTTACGGGCGGAGTTGTTTCGTCACTGGGAAAAGGAATTACGGCAGCATCACTTGGCCGCCTGCTGAAAAACAGAGGGTTAACGGTTACGATTCAGAAATTCGATCCTTACATAAATGTGGATCCGGGAACCATGAGCCCGTACCAGCATGGTGAAGTGTTTGTAACCGGTGACGGCGCAGAGACGGACCTGGACTTAGGCCACTATGAGCGCTTTGTTGATATTAACCTGACAAAATACAGCAGTGTAACGACTGGTAAAATTTACTCCACTGTCCTTAGAAAAGAACGCCGCGGCGACTATAACGGCGGAACGGTACAGGTTATTCCGCATATCACAAATGAAATCAAGGATAAAGTTTTCCGTGCAGGCCATGAAACGAATTCTGATGTGGTCATCACTGAAATCGGCGGAACAGTAGGGGATATTGAGTCACTTCCATTCCTTGAAGCGATTCGCCAGATTAAGAGCGATATTGGCCGCGATAATGTAATGTACATTCACTGTACACTGGTTCCTTACATCAAGGCAGCAGGTGAAATGAAAACAAAGCCGACACAGCACAGTGTTAAAGAACTAAGAAGCCTTGGCATCCAGCCAAACGTCATCGTTCTTCGTACAGAAATGCCAATTTCCCAGGATATGAAGGACAAAATTGCGCTATTCTGTGATATCGATAAAGAAGCTGTTATTGAAGCAGCAGATGCGGATACTTTATATTCTGTACCGCTATCCCTTCAGGATCAGAAGCTTGATGAAATCGTCTGCAAGCATTTGAAGCTGGATTGCGGAGAAGCAGAGATGACCGAGTGGAAACAGCTGGTTGACAAGGTTCTAAACCTTTCTAAGAAAACCAGGATTGGCCTTGTCGGTAAATATGTTGAATTGCAGGATGCTTACATTTCTGTTGTCGAAGCCTTAAAACATGCAGGTTATGCCTATGATTCTGATATTGAAATCAAATGGATCAACTCTGAAGAAGTGGACAGCACGAACGTGAATGAACTGCTTCAGGACGTGGACGGAATCCTGGTTCCGGGCGGATTTGGCGACCGCGGCATTGAAGGGAAGATCCTTGCCATTCAATATGCACGCGAAAACAAAAAGCCATTCTTTGGCATCTGCCTGGGCATGCAGCTGGCTTCGATTGAATTTGCAAGAAACGTACTGGGTCTTGAAGGGGCGCACTCAGCAGAAATTGCTCCTGAAACACCGCATCCAATAATCGATCTTCTGCCTGAGCAAAAGGATATTGAAGATTTAGGCGGAACTCTAAGACTTGGTTTGCAGGCTTGTAAATTGAATGAAGATACAAAAGCTTTTGAGGCATACCAGGATGAAGTGGTATATGAGCGTCATCGCCATCGCTATGAGTTCAACAACCATTACCGTCAGGATATGGAAAAAGCAGGCTTCGTCTTCTCCGGTACAAGCCCGGACGGCCGCCTGGTGGAAATCATCGAAGTCAAGGATCACCCTTGGTTCGTCGCTTCCCAGTTCCATCCTGAATTTATCTCAAGACCAACCCGCCCTCAGCCATTATTCCGTGAATTTGTCGGGGCATCATTGAAGTTCAGCGAGAAACTATAA
- a CDS encoding thymidine kinase, which yields MYVMNHHGWVEVICGSMFSGKSEELIRRVRRAQFAKQQIAVFKPQIDNRYSDEAVVSHNGTSVIAKPLTQSTDIFKYITSETDLIAIDEVQFFDAEIVKVIQHLADSGHRVIAAGLDQDFRGEPFGQMPAIMAIAELVTKLQAVCAVCGSPASRTQRLINGNPASYDDPVILVGASEAYEPRCRHHHEVPKSPNVLEKQKTTEFLS from the coding sequence ATGTACGTTATGAATCATCACGGATGGGTGGAAGTCATTTGCGGCAGCATGTTCTCCGGCAAATCAGAAGAACTGATTCGCCGTGTGCGCAGAGCTCAGTTCGCCAAACAGCAAATTGCTGTATTTAAACCGCAGATTGATAACCGATATAGTGATGAAGCTGTCGTTTCACATAATGGAACTTCGGTCATAGCTAAACCCCTGACCCAGTCTACCGATATTTTTAAATACATTACATCTGAAACTGATTTGATTGCTATTGATGAAGTGCAATTTTTTGATGCTGAAATTGTCAAAGTCATTCAGCACCTGGCTGACAGCGGACATCGTGTTATCGCTGCCGGACTTGACCAGGACTTCCGCGGGGAGCCGTTTGGCCAAATGCCTGCCATCATGGCGATAGCAGAATTGGTTACAAAGCTTCAAGCCGTCTGTGCCGTCTGCGGATCACCTGCAAGCCGTACACAGCGCCTGATCAATGGAAATCCAGCTTCATATGATGATCCGGTTATTTTAGTTGGCGCTTCAGAAGCCTATGAACCGCGCTGCCGCCATCATCATGAAGTACCCAAATCGCCCAATGTTTTAGAAAAACAGAAGACAACCGAGTTTTTATCATAA
- a CDS encoding DUF2529 domain-containing protein: protein MLKMFSTQLTGLFKRLQEKEEFSIEDSARLLAQAVAGDGKIYIYGAKEMAAIGYEAVQSQEPLRDAAILEKDAEVAETDRVIIFSRYSDDEDAAALAKSLSEKEIPFVAVSTLRTESGGSLADLADVHIDLKLAKGLLPDEEGNRFGYPASMAALFVYYGIKFTIDEILAEFE, encoded by the coding sequence TTGCTGAAGATGTTTTCTACCCAGCTGACAGGCTTATTTAAAAGACTTCAGGAAAAAGAGGAATTTTCCATAGAGGACAGCGCCCGCCTTTTGGCCCAGGCTGTTGCTGGTGATGGGAAAATATATATTTATGGTGCAAAAGAAATGGCCGCAATCGGCTATGAAGCCGTCCAAAGCCAGGAGCCGCTTAGGGATGCCGCAATTTTGGAGAAAGATGCGGAAGTCGCTGAAACAGACCGCGTCATAATCTTTTCAAGATATTCGGATGACGAAGACGCAGCCGCTCTCGCAAAATCTTTGTCCGAAAAAGAGATACCCTTTGTGGCAGTAAGCACTTTAAGAACTGAAAGTGGCGGCAGTCTGGCCGATTTGGCTGATGTTCATATAGATTTAAAGCTTGCGAAAGGCCTTCTGCCTGATGAAGAGGGCAATCGCTTCGGCTATCCGGCCTCGATGGCTGCTTTGTTTGTGTATTATGGAATTAAGTTTACGATTGATGAGATTTTGGCGGAGTTTGAGTAG
- a CDS encoding class II fructose-bisphosphate aldolase — MPLVSMTEMLNKAKSEGYAVGQFNLNNLEFTQAILQAAEEEKSPVILGVSEGAARYMGGFKTVVKMVEGLLEDYKITVPVAIHLDHGSSFDKCKEAIDAGFTSVMIDASHDPFEQNVETTSKVVEYAHSKGVSVEAELGTVGGQEDDVIADGVIYADAKECEELVKRTGIDCLAPALGSVHGPYKGEPNLGFAEMEEIGSLTGVPLVLHGGTGIPTKDIQKSVSLGTAKINVNTENQIASAKRVREVLAADTEVYDPRKYLGPAREAIKETVIGKMREFGSSNKA, encoded by the coding sequence ATGCCTTTAGTTTCTATGACTGAAATGCTTAATAAAGCAAAATCAGAAGGCTATGCAGTAGGTCAATTTAACTTAAACAACCTTGAGTTCACTCAAGCGATCCTGCAGGCGGCAGAAGAAGAAAAATCACCGGTTATCCTTGGTGTTTCCGAAGGTGCTGCACGCTACATGGGCGGTTTTAAAACAGTTGTAAAAATGGTTGAAGGACTGCTTGAAGATTATAAAATTACCGTTCCAGTGGCTATCCACTTAGACCACGGTTCAAGTTTTGATAAATGTAAAGAAGCTATCGATGCCGGATTCACATCCGTTATGATCGATGCTTCCCATGATCCATTCGAACAAAATGTGGAGACTACTTCAAAAGTAGTTGAATATGCACATTCAAAAGGCGTTTCAGTTGAAGCAGAACTTGGAACTGTCGGCGGACAGGAAGACGATGTTATTGCTGATGGCGTTATTTATGCTGATGCAAAAGAATGTGAAGAGCTGGTTAAGCGTACAGGCATCGACTGCCTTGCTCCGGCCCTTGGTTCTGTTCATGGACCATACAAAGGTGAGCCAAACCTTGGCTTTGCTGAAATGGAAGAGATCGGAAGCCTTACAGGTGTTCCTCTGGTTCTTCATGGCGGTACTGGAATCCCGACAAAGGATATCCAAAAATCCGTTTCTTTAGGAACTGCTAAAATCAATGTAAACACTGAAAACCAAATTGCTTCCGCAAAACGTGTTCGTGAAGTATTGGCAGCAGATACAGAAGTATACGATCCGCGCAAATACTTAGGACCTGCACGCGAAGCGATTAAAGAAACAGTAATCGGCAAAATGCGCGAATTTGGTTCTTCAAACAAAGCATAA
- a CDS encoding DMT family transporter, whose amino-acid sequence MKAIVLGIFSAFFFAFTFVLNRAMEMDGGSWLWSASLRYFFMIPLLGAIVAFRGNLRPLLTEMKKAPGPWLLWSFVGFGLFYAPLCFAAAYGPGWLIAGTWQITIISGSLLAPLFFVAFQTGNGTVKARGKIPFRGMMMSLVILLGVAVMQVEHASSISLRDTLLVIIPLIIASFAYPLGNRKMMDVCENRLDAYQRVLGMTIASLPFWFLLSVAAMATSGVPSFSQVTQSGLVALFSGVFATVLFFAATDLVRGNMQKLGAVEATQSLEVLFAVLGEVSLLASPLPSGISLTGMALVIVGMVLHSYVTSNKAILKRKAA is encoded by the coding sequence ATGAAAGCCATCGTATTAGGCATTTTCTCCGCCTTCTTCTTTGCTTTCACATTTGTTTTAAACCGGGCAATGGAAATGGATGGCGGGAGCTGGCTATGGAGCGCCTCGCTCCGCTATTTTTTCATGATACCTCTGTTGGGTGCCATCGTGGCATTCAGGGGGAATTTGCGGCCCTTATTAACTGAAATGAAAAAGGCCCCAGGGCCATGGCTGCTATGGAGCTTTGTAGGCTTTGGCTTATTTTACGCACCTTTATGTTTTGCGGCGGCCTATGGACCCGGCTGGCTGATTGCCGGAACCTGGCAGATTACGATTATCTCGGGTTCCCTGCTTGCACCGCTTTTTTTCGTTGCGTTTCAAACCGGAAATGGAACGGTGAAAGCAAGAGGGAAAATTCCTTTCCGCGGAATGATGATGAGCCTGGTCATTCTTCTTGGCGTTGCGGTTATGCAGGTGGAGCACGCATCTTCCATTTCTTTGCGGGATACGCTGCTTGTCATCATTCCCCTGATTATCGCCTCCTTTGCCTACCCGTTAGGCAACCGTAAAATGATGGATGTGTGTGAGAATCGGCTTGACGCCTACCAGCGTGTGCTCGGAATGACGATTGCCAGTCTTCCTTTTTGGTTCCTCCTCTCAGTTGCAGCCATGGCAACAAGCGGAGTGCCCAGTTTCAGCCAGGTCACTCAATCCGGGTTAGTCGCTCTCTTTTCCGGAGTTTTTGCCACGGTATTGTTCTTTGCAGCAACAGACCTTGTCCGGGGCAATATGCAAAAACTCGGTGCTGTGGAAGCAACTCAATCTCTCGAGGTTCTTTTTGCTGTTCTTGGTGAAGTGTCGCTGCTGGCAAGCCCGCTGCCATCTGGAATTTCGTTAACGGGAATGGCCCTTGTCATTGTTGGCATGGTGCTGCACAGTTATGTGACCTCGAACAAGGCTATTTTAAAAAGAAAAGCTGCGTAA